The Neorhodopirellula lusitana DNA window CAGCCATCCGCTGGAACCCGCAACGGCCTAAGAACGACCGATGGACATGTACGGCAAATACGCTGGTCGGATTCACTGTTGAGAGACGAGTTCGGCCAAGCCAAGTCGGTGCTGGCTATTGGGATTGACGTTACCGATGTTGTCGAAGCCCAGGTCGCAGCGGCGCGGGACCATCGACTTGCTGCCATTGGCCAGACCGTCGCCGGACTGGCTCATGAAAGTCGGAACGCACTGCATCGAATTAACGCGAGCGTCGAGATGCTAAGACTGGATATTCCCGTCGACTCTGATTTGCGGGACGAGGTCGATTCAATCGCTCGGGCTTCGGCCGAACTGCATAGCACGCTGGAAGAGGTCCGAGAGTTTGCCGCGCCGGTGCAACTGCACCGCGAGATGGTGATGCTGCACGATGTTTGGCGTCGCGTCTGGGGGTACTTGGTACGACTCCGCAGTGACCGGGATGCCGAGTTAGTGGAGGACATTTGTGGCTGCGGTTGTCCAGTCAATGTGGATGTTCTGCGGATGGAGCAAGTGTTTCGCAACCTATTTGAAAACTCATTGGCGGCGTGCGAAGATCCCGTTCGTATTCGGATTCATTGCAAGTGTGATGGACTAGAACAAATTCAAGTGGACATCCAAGACAATGGTCCTGGGCTAACCATCGAGCAACGTGAAAAGTTGTTCGAGCCTTTCTATACAACCAAGGCTCGAGGAACGGGGTTGGGGATGTCCATCGTTCAGATCATCATTGACGCCCACGATGGCGAAATTCGGGTCGTCGACGCGATTGAGGGCGGGGCCAGGTTTCAGATCCGTTTAGGAAAGCATGAGTCAGCGGTTGGGGGACCATGCTGTCTGGGTTCGGGGGTGAGCGATGCGTGACCAGGACCAGCCGGCCGTTTTGGAATCGGTGCTGCAGACTGCGGTCGACGCAATCATCATCATCGATGGGCTGGGAGTGATCGAATCGGTCAATCCAGCGACTGAGCGAATGTTTGGTTTTGTGGCTGCAGAGATGCTGGGTCAGAACATCAAAATGTTGATGCCTTCACCGTATCAAGAACAGCATGACGGTTACCTCAAACGCTATCACGCAACCGGTGAGAGACGCATCATCGGGATTGGCCGCGAAGTGATGGGACAACGCAAAGATGGCTCCACGTTTGATTTGCACTTGGCCGTCAGCGAGGTCGATGCTGGGTCTCGTAAAATGTTCATGGGAATCATTCGTGACATTAGCGATTTGAAGTCGGTTGAGAACGAGCTGAAACAGCTCAATGCAACCTTGGATCAAAGAGTCCGAGAGCAAGCTGAAGACTTGCATCAGGCACAGCGGAAACTGGAAGAGAAAGAACGGTTTGCGATGTTGGGAAGAATCTC harbors:
- a CDS encoding ATP-binding protein; the protein is MADELGILLVEDDPDTQANLADILEMDGYQVRVAGSFGDVRNAGLQPEIDLVILDRRLPDGSLEDALPAMKELLPNAEFIVVTGFADIENTIAAFKLGVTDYMLKPVQPDVIRQSVARIAKQKRVESELRRQQQFANQVLETSETLIVVLDLQCRVLRFNSHFTCVTGWRLEDLVGKDFIAHCVPETEQERIQGVFEVTASGQPSAGTRNGLRTTDGHVRQIRWSDSLLRDEFGQAKSVLAIGIDVTDVVEAQVAAARDHRLAAIGQTVAGLAHESRNALHRINASVEMLRLDIPVDSDLRDEVDSIARASAELHSTLEEVREFAAPVQLHREMVMLHDVWRRVWGYLVRLRSDRDAELVEDICGCGCPVNVDVLRMEQVFRNLFENSLAACEDPVRIRIHCKCDGLEQIQVDIQDNGPGLTIEQREKLFEPFYTTKARGTGLGMSIVQIIIDAHDGEIRVVDAIEGGARFQIRLGKHESAVGGPCCLGSGVSDA